The window ATGGCGTATCCGGGTAACTCTACCAGACCCTCGAAAGCTTGGTCGGCGCGACGCATATCTGACATTAGTCTATGCGCTAGGGCTTCTTCCTGATGAACTTGGTCGAGCACTGCTTGGGCTGCTTGGCGTTCAGGGCTATCTGGTAACGCAAGTTGCAGGGCATTGTGGTTATCGAAACCGATCACGGTCGATTGCCTACATGGACAGTTTGAGGTGTAAGGTCTTCTGTTCTAGAGGCTCGAATAGCTTTGGCTAGAGCCTTTGCGGTACTTAGATTGAGTCTAACAGCTTGCCATTGGCCGCGCTCATAGTTGGTTAGGCCTGCAACAATGCCTTCCGCTTGGCCATTAGCCTGGCTACCGACAAAATAGTCGATGCAATCAGCTAGGTTTGGGCACTTGCCACATACCAATCGGCCAAGACCTTTGGCTTTACCATCGGATCGGGTTGTTTCTAGCATAATCTGACCACTGTTGTGACTGCGGCATG of the Candidatus Nomurabacteria bacterium genome contains:
- a CDS encoding WhiB family transcriptional regulator — translated: MSEQITPLARSRSTCRSHNSGQIMLETTRSDGKAKGLGRLVCGKCPNLADCIDYFVGSQANGQAEGIVAGLTNYERGQWQAVRLNLSTAKALAKAIRASRTEDLTPQTVHVGNRP